The Pseudonocardia sp. HH130630-07 DNA window GAGTTGGAGAGCCAGTTGCGCCCACGGGAGATCCAGGCACGCATCCGGGGTGGCGCGTCGGTCGACGAGGTCGCCGCCGCGGCCGGTGTCCCGACCCAGAAGATCGAGCGTTTCGCCTACCCGGTCCTGCTCGAACGGTCCCGCACCGCCGAGCTGGCCCAGGGTGCGCACCCGCAGCGGGCCGACGGCCCCGACTCCCGCACCCTCGGCGAGACCGTCGCCCACACCTTCGGCCTCCGCGGCCAGGACTACGCCTCCGCCGGCTGGGACTCGTGGAAGGGCGAGGACGGCAAGTGGGTCGTCGTCCTCACCTGGCAGACCGGCCGGTCGGACAACGCGGCGCACTGGGCCTTCCAGCCCGGGGCGCACGGCGGCACCGTCGTCGCACTCGACGAGCACGCCTCCGACCTCGTCGAGGGGCTGCCCGCCCGGCCGCTGCGGCCGCTCGGCGCCGTGGTCGACATGGCCCGCGAGGACGAGCCCCCCGCCGCACCCGCCGAGCCGGCCCGGGCCGTCGCCGGCGAGGCGGCGCCCGCGTCCACCGACGCCTGGCACGGCCGGGGCATCGCGCCGGAGCAGCGCCGGTCCAGCCCGCCGTCGCGGCACCGGATCGAGCCGCCGTCCCGGGCGGTCCCGCGCTCCGACGACGCCCGCCCGCCGGCTGCGGCGGCACCGGTCGCGACCCGCACCGAGCCCGGTCCGGCACCGGCGGCCGCCGACGCCGGCACCACGCCCCCGGCCGACGAGAAGGTCGCCGCGGAGGCCGACACCCCCGGCACGACCGCCGCACCGGACACCCGGATCGTCACGCCCGCGACCGTCGCCGCCGCGGGCCCGGCCTCCGAGTCGGCCGTCTCCGAATCGGCCGCCACCGGCACGAGCCCGTCCGGCACGGCCACGTCCGGTACCGCCACGTCCGGCACCGCTGTCTCCGACATCGCGACCTCCGACACAGCCGTCTCCAGCGCAGCGACCTCCGGCACGGCGACGTCCGGCACGGCGACGTCCGGCACGGCGACGTCCGGCACGGCGACGTCCGGCACCGCGGAGCCCGGCACCGCGGAGCCCGGCACCGTGGAGCCCGGCACCGCGGAGCCCGGGGCAACCGGACCCGCATCGCCGGACCCGGTCACGGCCGGATCCACCCCGG harbors:
- the sepH gene encoding septation protein SepH; the encoded protein is MRALRVVGVTGDGSVVLEDPGRRERYTVPADEQLRAAARGDVTRLGQIAIELESQLRPREIQARIRGGASVDEVAAAAGVPTQKIERFAYPVLLERSRTAELAQGAHPQRADGPDSRTLGETVAHTFGLRGQDYASAGWDSWKGEDGKWVVVLTWQTGRSDNAAHWAFQPGAHGGTVVALDEHASDLVEGLPARPLRPLGAVVDMAREDEPPAAPAEPARAVAGEAAPASTDAWHGRGIAPEQRRSSPPSRHRIEPPSRAVPRSDDARPPAAAAPVATRTEPGPAPAAADAGTTPPADEKVAAEADTPGTTAAPDTRIVTPATVAAAGPASESAVSESAATGTSPSGTATSGTATSGTAVSDIATSDTAVSSAATSGTATSGTATSGTATSGTATSGTAEPGTAEPGTVEPGTAEPGATGPASPDPVTAGSTPADTGTPVTGTAASTGSVGTASTGSVDAAGSTDTDTGTVSADVPAAAAVPRSADPATPGGHDTDTRGTDPVAAGPAPAAPVASTDTEPDAPAPRNGAPQEVSQTASAPAGTAASTPEPTDTQPAAPSGATGATEPDAAVIGDDPAAVTVAADATDGPETPPRPRGTGAASRRTKKGKPVMPSWDEVLLGVRGQR